The Lycorma delicatula isolate Av1 chromosome 2, ASM4794821v1, whole genome shotgun sequence DNA window taattattttcaaaatttcatattatacattgctcatgtaaattattcattgtaaatggAAATGACACACACAATGAATTTCTCCAATGGCCGCAGCATATGAATTGCACAATACATAAAGAAGCTCCTGATGGGATATGAAGTACTGGGGTTTCCTTTACAAAGTGGTATCAATTGCATGTTGATAAAATTCTCTGCAGCCacacaattgtaaaattttttatagaacttGGAAAATTGGATTCCACAACAGAGAACAGTTGACCATCAATGATTCTAATAAACCACACactttttttaacctatttaaacCTAATTAACTGATATCCATTATGTATCTGAACTAAGGTTTGTGAATGTTTAATATGCACAGTACAATACCAATATActttgtttaagaaaaatgtacTTCTACTCtagacataagaaaaaaaaaacaaatctatgtTTAATGAAACAAACTTCtacaagtgatttttaaaaattctttgtataaAGAACAAGATAAGAGTTAAACCAACatatttaccaaataaattttaacaggaTTACTTACTTCATAAATTAAACTTTGGTTTTTGTCAACTGTAATAGTCTATGAGgttgtaattgaaattttgacTTATCATCTGAAGGATTCCGAGAACTTGGAACCTTATtatgttcacttttttgtggtatatgtgcCATCTTGTCACTAAAACATATTATCATGACCACAATACTTAatacatatattgtaataaaatattacttcatattattttataaagtataataattataatcaatcatCTGTGAAATCCACAAACCAATATTAAGTTAATGCCAGCAGATAAGCACATATGCTACAcacatatattaacaataatattcagttttCCCATGTTGATTCAACACACattttatagaacatttaaatttaaaaattttatatttttaggattCTTAATAAGGATGCATAagacaaaaatgttttacatttatttacacaaagtTTGATCAGATGCTTTGTGCACAATAGttctctgatatttttattacaaaaaaaggcttatgattagagaccggattatatgcatttgcatatgcacttgcatattaagcccattctcactggtaattgaatattttccttaaaatctagtaatgatccatattttcgctatatttacaatatttttcagtatggtaccttgttaataaatgaaatcgtttGTTGTAACCAGCCAAACCTATTAGTTGCATGGCTCTTAGAAGCCACGGAACAGTACCTCTGagtgtttatgtttacaaaagtaacaaaatgttaaataattgttaattatcaaatttatcaatatgttattcaactacttactaattgtatgctgattttgaaataaaaaaaataaaaattactatttttttattacttaaagttgcatattttgacaattttcatgtatatttgcAATCACATtttaagctttttatgttgcacaTAATCAAGTCGATACTTATGATATACCCTTATGAAACAAATACAAAGTTCATAAAAtgacttaaacaattttttaaccatGTTAAAAACCAAAGTAGGGACTCTTATTacatacgtaaataatttttttattaattttaactcagtCTTTAGAAAAATTGACATGCAtagaggcaaaaaaaaaacaacagtttttactGTATGATACAAAACTGAATATGCCATTTTAAACCTTCATACGGTCAGGCACAATCATGTGCGAAGACCAATAACCTATCCATGTACATATACAAACAAAACAAGGTTAgcatttatttcaagtaaatgtataatttacttataacatgaaatatttttaagtatttcctAAACCCATTAGTTAATGAGCCATTTATTTTCTGgatatcaaaatcattttaataaaatgtcatcTATATGTAGGACATTGACTGTAAATCAGTAAAATTTCTcagcttaattattttaaaatgctgctgctttttttattgataaattcttTCCCTCATTATCACCTGCTGCTTTTCAGCTTTATTCCACCACAAATTTTGTTAGTAAATAGTAAAGATGCCCTATAAGTAAATACAATAGTTTGACAtaacaaactgaaaatttaattattaaatgtttttgatgaAGAAtagtgtgaaaaaatatatatatactgttctATTCATTACTTATCTTCTTATAGTTGTATAGAAttccataatttttgaaaatgttttcaaaataaaatgtaatatatattaccaTGAAAGACcaatatctggcaaatgtcgacacataccaaaatACATTGGTAATagaccaaaatatttgcttattcgaacCTTTGCTGGTATATgttgacaaacacagataagttcTGGTTGGggttgagaattaaaaataaaaaaaaaatattagaaattgaaaaaaaaaatcaccaaactccaatctctaaggtaaatatattatcacaatctccacaattataaaataaattaatgaaattttcagcattttttaaactGAAGGGGCTGCCAGTCAAACGtatagaatatgttaactgcatggatgaacaaTAATGGTACAAATAAATGGTTGGATGGTTTGTCctttgttcaattattttataaaaatatttttatcccacCTTTCATCATCAGTGCATGCCACAtgtggtgaatttgattaatcgcctttaatgttggagaataacatatataatttgtgtatttaatgttACTTAGAAAACAttaacgagcgtaggttatgttcagcttaaatttaaacttcttttttttacgagggtttctcatAATCTATTTAACTTAGAAATTGGTATTGGgtggcttttttttaaatttctagttatcattTTGCCCTCTCccccagagcttatctgtgtttgtcgacatatactgGCAAAGGtccaaatgtataataatataagcatacAATTTGGTCTTTCACTGACATATGTGGTATGTTGACATTTaccggagaatattgacattctctatcttcagtcatttgtagtaacatatatatatatatatatatatatatatatatttatttaaataaataattttcaaaaattattaaatttgatacaaTGCAAGAAGACTAGACAAATAATGAACCCCCTTATATCTGTCTGCCCACGAAAACAAAGAACAGGAGTTGGCTTTTACTATATTGGTTGCTGTTAAACAATAACACCCTAATGTTATCAGAtgagcaaataaataatttttgtagtaatttatcATGAATCAATTAAACTTACTCatgatcagtaaataaaataacttaattttatttttactcaaactAAACAAGAATTAACATCATGAAggtaattaataactttaaaaaaaagaagaaaaaaagacattaaaataacTATACTTTACTACTATTAATACTATATATTGTActacatacataatatatattaacataaaaaatattatataaagtttatttcttacatattataaattattataatatactatttttaaagtagtataaaaattatgttttataaaaaaatgtgttatagtgTTGCCATTCAAATGGCTAAAGAAACGtaccagaaaaacaaaaattatttgatgttttaattaatattaaactataaattaacaGATAATAACTGAACcgcataaaatgtaaaattttcttgtggaaatataaataaattatgtctagacataaaataaataaataaagttgattCATTATTTGGCTGAGTGTTATGTGTTATTGCatcttttaatttcatcaaataaatacaattcaacAACAAATATTAATGTTCAAGTTTCCAAACATTAAGTACTCAGGACTGTTCTTAATAACCCTATtatcttcaaattaaattataaccgaAGATAAATGCTTAAGTGtgcttttgtgtattttttataaacccaAAAGCAAGCCGAAATAAATGTGCTTAATATGGGTTTATGCCACATCAagcattaaatattaaagggataTAGATGTAGTATTTACCTAATGACTCTATATCCGTTCTGATCCGCTGTATAAATAACTTCTCTAAGGACAAACCCATCGTTATATGAAAAAGAACCAAAGACTTCAACACCAAATCTTAATTCATCTCTATGTGATTTTAGATTACTGACTTGATCATCGACATCCGTAGAAAAATAATATCGAGCATTCCTGGCTGAATTTTGTAAGTCTTGGCGTATTTTTAGTTCCTTTTTCGGATATCCTTGCGTTTGGACAATaagcaaaaccaaaaaaaatattttaccctaaaatcaaatagtaacaaaaatctatataagaatttgaattaatttatattatatgaataatttttagaaatacagatttaaattactatacggaagaatatgataaaataattatttttattgttagaaacaattataaaaaggGTAATAAAACTTCCTTTTTTGTACACAGTTCATTCTACAAAAAAGATGTAACCTTTTTTGAATTTCAGAAAAGATGACTTCGTGCTAAAtccattaatgataaatatacacTCTATGATTATGCCTTATACTCCCAAATGGATTTAAACTTGGTTAACAATAAGGAAAAATTCCTGAAGTGAAAATCACCTAATCTCTCAGCAGTGCAAaactatgtaattatttttacaggaaaaccatttaaattttggCTTTTCAATTTCATATGTGTTtccttattaaattgttttttttaaaaaatagaatgtaaagGTTTAAGCTTCCACaacaactcaataaaaataaatatagatatagtaTGATCtcaaagtaaaagtataaaatagaatatacatgttaacacacaaaaaaaatgcaTTCAAAGTTTTAGGCTTTCTCCTTATTTAATACACTGAAATCTTAATCATATGACAAGGCCTTACACAGCTTGGCAAACTTAAAGCAAATTAATTGTTCTAATTAACAACAAAGTCAAGTCTTTTTTAAGAAgttactagaataaaaaaaagaaaaatttctatgattctttgaatcaattttttttatgtaatgtattttacattatttaactacATCACATCTAGTCTATTATTTGTTACTGTTTCATAATGgtggtaattattaatttttcattaacaccAAAATGGTGCCCGATTACAGTTCCtacttgaaaaatgaattttgtagtgcatgaaaaataccaagcctgagactcaaacccagaaccttccaaaTGAAAGGCAGTTATTACCATTATGCTATGATGGTTGTGAAAATTGCAACTGCTGTATGAAACGAACCCACATTCAATTAAAGGAGCTATCTAATGTACCGTGACAGTATTCTGcactaaaacttatatttttaaaaataaaacattaatttaggtgcatgttttgttaattttttgggagattttttaattacacattacaGACACAACACAAATCTATTAAACATCAACACCATCATTATAACAACTcaacataataatgtttttaactacAATTCTCAGATCTCAGATAAGTATGAGTGTAGAATTGAAGAGAGTAGGCAAATTTCTGAACCACCTGGTTgattaacacaaataaattagCATCAGAATCAAAAACTTGTTTAGATTATTAACTGCTTATTATGTGTAGAAAAGTGgtaactaaaatatttcataatagcTGAATAGATTGAACTACAATGCAGAAAAACAAGCATAGTAAGCACATTTAACTTATTAActgaaaacatattaataaaatacaacagtgaatgcataaaatattacttaccaTTATGCAACATAATAAATAGGTAAATACTAAAATACaactaatagtttatttttaaaactcagGTTAAATGTGACTAATTGATATCACTTTCAcctctattaaataaaaattaaaaaaatatatatctcaagTTATACAATTAACTGTTTATAGTCTACTGAAGTCATCTGCTCAATGATAAACAAATATAGATAAACATATCATGGTGGGATTAATGACTGACCAGTTGACCATGCTTGCTACAAATGGGAAGCTAACCAgccttcttttattttctaacatcCACATCGtgacttattattaaataataatatcaagaaTTAAACAGGATAATGTTCAATCATTGGTAGAAAAACATTAGTCCCATATAATACGGAGATTCCAATAAAAGCTCGTTGAGAAAATGCCAGTACATTTAGTTcgggtaacaaaataaaaaatatactttatcagTAAACTACAAACTTTAAATAAGTATTCTACTAAGCAAAACATCACTTACGCGATAAAGGATGCGGTAAAAAAGATAACTTTCTTGTCGCTTACAGATACGGACATAATATACTAAAACACAGagggtaaataataaaaacacagtaCGTTTTAACGCAGAATAAAACTACAAATGTCATATGtgcagtaaaaataatgaaatcctGTACAACGTATTACATTTGAGGTTAGGTTGTGTAACACTAGAATTTAAATAACTAAGACTAAATATTTTtcgagaaaaaagtaaaaaaaatcccaaTTTTGTTGCTCTCATACGTAacaaaagtaaactgaaataatcAAAACCGAAAAAGACAAAAACAATTTCTAACTACGTCCaatccatatttttatatatttttttttatttatttttttatattttttaacctccgggtccactgttacgtattacttcagaggatgagatgaatgatttgtaccgtgtgtgaaaatgccatgcctgaccggaatggAATAATTAGACATTTTCAAgttgtattttactaataacaaacaATGTAGTGGTAAGACTGAGCAAACAACTTGCTAGAGGTCTATAAACGAATGAGTTGCGGTaactaaaatataagataaacacgcttcttacattatttcattgaaataaccAACCTTTGTAAACAACTTGATCAAATGAATCATTTTGAAGTATTTGTTCTGGaacgataattataatttaaacattttcaaaagcaGTACTAATGCAAAAGATTGGCACCATTTATTTCTTTCTACTTACTGAGTGAGAACTATTCTAATTGTAGTCTACTACTTTTTCTTGTAGTAGATTTTCTATACGTACGTCTACTGTACGTTcagttttctgaattttataaaaaaactttataacaatCGTTAAGATATCTCGAAATCGTAAACGGTtgacacaaaagaaaaaagtcgCAGTTATATATGTctacgaaaaagaaaaactcaGTGTGCATAATATGGCAAAACGTTTTGATGTCGGGAAAACTCAGATATGCGATATCTTAAAAAGCAAACTTGATATCCCAAAGTCATGAACTGAAAATGACGATCAGTTAAGCAAACGTGCATTCCTAAGACGCCAGAACTAGCGGTTGACAATTTGACTAGCGAGTGGTTATGCAGGGCTCGTACTAATAACATTCCAGTCTCTGGAACTTTGATACGTGAGTAAGCCCTAGAAATTGCTGAAGAACTCGATTACGATTAGTTTAAAGCATCAGATGGTTAGTTAGATGAATTCCGAATTAgacataaattttcatataaaaatatttgtggtgATGCTGGTGCTGTAGATGAGAATTTGGTGTCTGAAAGGAAGGGAACGTTAATTGAAATATACGGGATTTATATTGAAAGCAAAATTTTAATGTGATGAGACTGGTATTTTTTTCCGGGCGTTGCTCAGTAAAACaattgtttgaaaaaagaaaaatgtatatgagggaagatatcaaaagaaagactGACTGTTAT harbors:
- the Cpr51A gene encoding cuticular protein 51A is translated as MGKIFFLVLLIVQTQGYPKKELKIRQDLQNSARNARYYFSTDVDDQVSNLKSHRDELRFGVEVFGSFSYNDGFVLREVIYTADQNGYRVISDKMAHIPQKSEHNKVPSSRNPSDDKSKFQLQPHRLLQLTKTKV